Proteins from a genomic interval of Zingiber officinale cultivar Zhangliang chromosome 2A, Zo_v1.1, whole genome shotgun sequence:
- the LOC122044179 gene encoding polygalacturonase At1g48100-like, with amino-acid sequence MSCCNVRGGRQYYSIISIVLLLLAFVSPLKCLAKRHDLELDLPISSYKPHSKTFNVFLYGATGDGTTDDSKAFKAAWKAACLVPRATVEIPSGFTFLAKPITLEGPCMPQLILQIDGTLVAPPAVAKSKRLQWINIKWLHDFTLQGSGSVDGQGFVLWNSSEIHHIEKETKDESSVRPTILRFYKCYNVTIHGIQIINSPQCHLKFDNSIGIIIRNISISSPKDSPNTDGIHLQNTYDVEVKHSDIGCGDDCISIQTGCSNVHIHHIRCSPSHGISVGGLGRGNSLACVSNISVENILVQNALSGVRIKTWQGGIGSVKNVSFSNVRVDHVDTPIVIDQYYCNKKWCRNKTDAVAISEVMYRGISGTYSFEPVHIACSDSMPCTGVALEDIKLSPVNETEDRREAFCWNSYGESQGLLQPSSVGCLERTTKTIKALTKSHNDSCY; translated from the exons ATGTCTTGTTGCAACGTGAGAGGTGGAAGGCAGTACTACTCAATTATTTCCATTGTTCTACTCTTGTTGGCCTTCGTATCACCATTGAAGTGTTTAGCTAAAAGGCATGACCTTGAGCTTGATCTTCCTATCAGTTCTTACAAGCCGCATTCCAAAACCTTTAATGTCTTTCTTTATGGTGCTACTGGAGATGGAACCACTGACGATTCAAAG GCCTTTAAAGCAGCATGGAAAGCTGCTTGCTTGGTCCCTAGAGCAACAGTTGAGATACCTTCAGGCTTTACATTTCTTGCTAAACCGATCACACTTGAGGGTCCATGCATGCCTCAACTTATTCTCCAG ATAGATGGGACTCTTGTAGCCCCTCCTGCTGTGGCAAAATCCAAGCGTTTACAATGGATCAACATAAAATGGCTTCATGACTTCACCTTACAAGGAAGTGGCAGTGTAGATGGTCAGGGTTTTGTCCTGTGGAATAGCTCTGAAATCCACCACATTGAG AAAGAGACCAAAGATGAGTCTTCTGTGAGGCCAACT ATCCTAAGGTTTTACAAGTGCTACAACGTGACCATTCATGGCATTCAGATCATCAACAGTCCTCAGTGCCATCTGAAGTTTGACAACTCTATCGGCATCATAATCAGAAACATCTCAATTTCTTCGCCGAAAGACAGTCCTAACACAGATGGTATTCACCTTCAGAATACTTACGATGTCGAAGTTAAGCACTCTGATATCGGATGCG GCGACGATTGCATATCAATACAAACCGGATGCTCTAATGTCCACATACACCATATCAGATGCAGTCCAAGCCATGGGATCAG TGTGGGAGGACTTGGGAGAGGAAATAGTTTGGCCTGTGTCTCTAACATCTCTGTCGAAAATATCCTTGTTCAGAATGCTCTATCTGGAGTAAGGATTAAAACATGGCAG GGTGGTATAGGATCAGTGAAGAATGTATCATTCTCCAATGTTAGAGTTGATCATGTCGACACGCCCATTGTGATTGATCAGTACTACTGCAACAAGAAGTGGTGTAGAAACAAGACTGATGCAGTAGCCATCTCTGAGGTCATGTACAGAGGAATATCAGGGACCTATTCCTTTGAACCTGTGCATATAGCTTGCAGTGATAGCATGCCATGTACTGGAGTTGCTCTGGAGGACATCAAGCTATCCCCGGTAAATGAAACCGAAGATCGCAGGGAGGCCTTCTGCTGGAATTCATATGGGGAGTCACAGGGCCTGCTCCAACCATCTAGTGTTGGTTGCCTAGAGAGGACTACCAAGACGATCAAGGCCCTGACCAAGTCTCACAATGACTCTTGCTACTGA